Within the Oncorhynchus masou masou isolate Uvic2021 chromosome 1, UVic_Omas_1.1, whole genome shotgun sequence genome, the region gtgttttgatgtatAAAGACatgatgatagatactgtatgtgtgtattgaACAAGGTGGTACAGTGTGGTCCTGTTTTAATAATGGCTATGTGTAATGCAGGTTATGAAGGGAAGAACTGCCAGGTGGATATAGACGAGTGTGAGCTGCAGCCCTGTGAGAATGGAGGGGAGTGTTTCCAGCGCTCAGAGTTGCTGTACTATGGGGTGCTGTCTGGGCTGGAAGACAGGGAGTTCAACTATGAGGATGCAGCTGGGTTCCTCTGCCACTGTCAACCTGGGTTTGCTGGTAAGGCACAAGACTCATATTCATACTTGGTGACCTCATCATCATTGAATAGGAACAGGATCATTTAAGAATAGGATCTGGTTGAATTGGAATCCTTTGATATTGTAGTCAATGTTAATTTGAGTTAAGGGTAAGTTATTGAGTAAGTAAGTAATGCGTCCTGTCTCTTGCAGGAGAGAGCTGTGAAGTGAATGTGGACGAGTGTGAGTCCGCCCCGTGTCAGAACAGAGGGAGCTGTGAGGACCTGGTCAACTCATATTGGTGTGTCTGTCTACCGGGGTTCACAGGTAAGACTGTCTCTCTTTTTCACTGTGTATTAAAACAGCTCTTTATGTGCAAAGAACCCCTGACCTGCTCATTATATATTTCAGTTTACAGAGAAAATTAATCCCCCCCTTGACGGTAGAGTGAAGCATGTTTGTTTTAaagttcatttcctgcaattctacatattttgccaagGGGCAGAGAGAACACTTTTCTAGTTTTACAGATCATTTCCTACAATTCTGCACATTTTGTAATGACTTATGCCATCTtaatatgatgtgtgtgtgagaatgactAACACAATCAATGGGGCCCCCTGAAGATCAGGGCCCCTGTGCATGTGTCCTGAGTGCCCGTTCGGTAtttggccatgattactacaagtttagactAACTACCAATCTAATGCACAACCAAAATTTGAAATTAAAcctggtgtattctactattcttactctcaatagtaaattgagaccccgactgagttatTTTTTGGGTCAGGGACCCCTGATGGCTGGGGGCCCTAATTGACCGGTTATTGCACTTATGCCTAAACCCTCTTTGGAGATGCTTGCTGAGCAGTGAGAAAAACAATAATTGGTTAATCCTGCCACTGCTGATCATTCTGACTGGAACTGGTCTGCTTGGGCATTAGAAAACTTTAATACCACCATCAGTACAAGTGAAGGTGGCCAGGAAAACCACCCATGAAAAACAACTGAATATAAAACAAAGTATATATCCAGTGTCTTGGGTGACCTGCCGTGTACAGGGGTTTGACAGGGCAGGTATTTGTTTATTTGGATCTCCATACGTTTTTACTCTTCCTGTTGTCCTCAAAAAAACGTAACATAACAAACACTGATACACTAATAGACATGGATAGTCACAAAGTGAAAATGCAACGATACACAAACAATACAACTAAAAAAACTATATAAACAATACAACTGAAAagcaatgtgtgtgtttgtgtgtgtccgcTCACTGTCCCCGCCGTTCCATGAAATGTTGTTCAATCCGTTTTGAAAGGTGATTTTGCTGTTTGCTTGAGTAattggagatggaagggagttccatgcaaccatggctctgtataatactgtgcgtTGCCGTGAATTCGTTTTGGACTTGAGGACTGTGAAGAGGAGAGTCCATATGGAGGGGCAAGGCAGTAGAAGAACAACAAAGCCCGTAAAACCTGCTGCCATATGTCAGTAGTTCTGGCTGTGCATTAAACATAGGTCTTTCCTCTAGTTtaccaagggagagagagattaccaCAAAGCTGCTTAAGCCTTATCAACTGCTAATGAACGAAAGCAGGCACGAAGACCCTCTCATCACAAAAACAAAACCTGTTACCAATTAGTAGAGCATGCATTGTGATACTCCTAGTCCTAGGCTATTTGCACTGGAAGCAATATGTTGTAACCAGGCATCAGCAAAATAGAGGGGTCATAACACACACTTGCACAACAGAATAATATGACTGCATGTTATCTGTGATTCCATGAGTTTCCTTTGCACGTGCAGATATAGTACTCAGGAACTGGATAAATGACATAGAGCCCCCCTCATCCCAGCCCACCTTGACCCTCCTTTCCCCCTATGTTATACTGAGCTAAAATAAACTGTTAGTCATTTACCAGAAACTCTTATCCAGTGGATACATTTTCATCTATTTTATTTGTCTTTTTCGTTCGTCAAGCTCAGCCCCTCTACTCACAAGCCCATCTCTTGTGATTAAAATGTCATCTGCCACGAGTGGGCATCCATAACATCAATCAGGAGGGACTGCAGCCCAGCATTCCTGTTGTCAGCACTGACAGAAGCCAGCTGGGTGGGAGGCTTAGAGCCCTGGCTGGGCTGCCGAGGGAAGGAGGCATGCAGgcaaaagggagggagagaaggagggtgggATAGGCTCGTGTAATCACTTCTGCCTGCCTGGTACAGAGGGGAGTGTatggactgtgtgtatgtgtgtgtgagtgtgtgtgtgtgagagagggagagaaggggcacGAGTTGGATCTCTTCTGTTAAGCTATATGTGTGTGTTCACTGCTCTGCGAAAATGAGGaggctactgctactactgctgctggctgtgtggtgtgggtCATGGGGACAGACAGGTAAACACCTTCGATTTACACTGCAGGGAAGGGCTGCTAGGACAGGCTGTATGTTTATGTGGGGGAGGTATGGGACTGGAGGAGGGCACATGGaacattgttattgtttttacTTGTGTGTAGAGGAGTTTTAGTAGGTTTTGCTGATGCATAAACCTTCTGGGCTCATTTCTTACTAAGTGTATTAAAGTACCATTGATTTACTATAGATATACTGTAAGTAGTCTAGCAATTTTCTTCACAGCAAGTGTTTTTTAACTGTGATTTGGCTGGAATGCAGAAAGAAAAGGAGCAACTGGGCTCACATCCCTACCAATATTTAAACCGTCAGATCAATTCAATTAACGTCCCAGTCATTACTTTAATTGTGTAAGGCTACCTTCATCAGTCATTTCATCATTAGTAAACTGTCATAGTCTAATCAAGTGCTTCCTGGAAAGTCCCATGCGTGCCAGTGTACTTAGTTCCATATCTGATTAACTcatttggtttggttagggagactctgattaactcatttggtttggttagggtgactctgattaactcatttggTTTGGTTAGgaagactctgattaactcatttggtttggttagggagactctgattaactcatttggtttggttagggagactctgattaactcatttggtttggttagggagactctgattaactcatttggtttggttagggagactctgattaactcatttggtttggttagggagactcatTTGGTTTGATTAACTCATTTGGTTTGGTTAACTCATTTGGTTTGGTTAGGAGAGATTTTCTGATTAACTCATTTGGTTTGGttaggagactctgattaactcatttggtttggttagggagactctgattaactctgattaactcatttggTTTTTGgttttggttagggagactctgattaactcatttggtttggttagggagactctgattaactcatttggtttggttagggagactctgatttcATTTGGTTTGGTTAGGGGAGGATTAACTCATttggagactctgattaactcatttggtttagggagactctgatttaTTTGGTTtggggagactctgattaactcatttggtttggttagggagactctgattaactcatttggtttggttagggagactctgattaactcatttggtttggttagggagactctgattaactcatttggGTTGGTTCAGGAGACCCTTATGCTCCTGCTGAATCTGTCTGTGTGGCTGAGGGACAGTGCTGTCTGGCAGAGAACGACATGACAAAACCCTTCAGCCAGATACATGTATAACATGAAGAACTAGTGGTGTGTTATGTTTTCGTTCCAGGTGTGCACTGCGAGGTAGACATCGACGAGTGTGAGAGCGAGCCTTGTCAGAACGGAGGGTCCTGCCACGACGGCTCCAACGCCTACACCTGCCACTGTGTGGAGGCGGGGCCAGGGGAGGAGCCGTGGGGCGGCCATAACTGTGACGTCCGCCTGATTGGCTGCAGGGAACACCTGTGTGAGAACGGAGCCCCCTGTGTGCCTATCCTAAGCCAAGAAGAGGATGGTAATGAGGACAGTGATGGGGATGAGGATGAACAAGAGCATGGACACACCTGCCTCTGTCCCCCGGGCTTCACTGGGAAGCACTGCggtatccccaccaccttctccTTCAACACAGAGGGCTATATCCTCATTCAGCTCCCTCCTACAGCTAACATGAGCAGGGCAGAAGTAGAACCCCATCACCACCACGTCCAGCTGCGCTTCAGGACCACTCTGCCTGACATGCTTCTGTTCTACGGAGGGGCTGAGCACTACTTTGTGTCCCTGGAGATCGTGGGGAGTCTCCTCAAGGCTAGAGCTGGATCAGGGGAAAAGCTACAGGCCACCTACCACCTCCCAGTCAACGACGGAGACTGGCATGAGGCCAAAGTGACCATGGATGAGAAGCTGGTACTGATGGTCAAAGGACCAGTCTGTGACAATGACGAAGGATGCACGGTGGAGAACGAAGGACACAACCAACTAGTCTTCTTCCAACATGGATCATTCCCAGAAGTCTATGTGGGGGGAGCCCCCCAGAAGTATCTGGCCAACACAGACAGTAGGAAGGGTTTCATTGGCTGCGTGGAGGATCTACAAGTTGACCACCAGCGTGTTCTGCCACAGGATTTCTCTCGAGAGCACGTCCAAGACATGGAGCTGGGCTGCAACAAGACCGACTGGTGTCATCCTGACCCCTGCCATCATCGTGGGCAGTGTATTGACCTGTGGACTAGCTTCAGCTGTGAGTGTCATCGACCCTATCGTGGCTCCCTGTGTGAAGAAGGTAAGAACTGTTATAGCTTGACTACCTTACTTTTTAGTTTTCAAATATTGCTTTTAAAATTATGTAAAAACGATACAATAAACTGTAAACACCAGGCGTTGACACTGTACGGTCATTTAAAGAGGGTTACTCAACTCACAACCAGTTTCCCTCAACTACACTGGTTTGTATAGGTTTTGTCATTCACACTGAAAGCATTGCTTTTTGTTTCTTGCCTCAGAACACCCCTCATGGACATTCAGTAATGAAGAAACAGTGAGCTATGCTGCCTTCAACATCAACACAACTGATGGTGAGAACTTCAACATCTCCTTCTTCCTCCGCTCTCTGAATCCCAGCGGCCTGCTACTCCAGCtgcggagagggaggagggcctACCTCATCCTGTACCTGCGGGAGGGAACCCTGGTCTTCAACAGCCCCCCCACCACTCTGTTCTCTAACAATATCTACTTCACCAGTGGACAGAGGGAGCTGGTTACTATAACAATACGCCAGGGTCAGGTAGGGTTCAGCCAGGCTGGTACACAGCTCTCCCTGGGGAGGGTGAGGATGGAACGGGGGGATGTGGTGTACATCGGGGGTCTGCCACCGGGGGAGTCCACTGCCCCCTGGGGAGGTCACTTCAAAGGCTGCCTGCAGGACATCACTCTGGACCACATGCAGCTGTATCCCAACCACACAAAGGAGGAGTGCCACACCTACGAAGCGTACCAGTGCTACTTCCCAAACAAAGCTGAGAATGTGTTGGATGGCTGTGTCAGTGATGAGGCATGCAAGGTACAGTAACATCAATGGCAACATTAATCTTTAGAGATGTATTATTGCAGGAAGTGGGTGTAACTGTTCAAGGAAACTTGGTACAAGAGCTGACTCGATTCGTCAGGTTAGGGTCCTGATAAAGACTTGAGTTCAGTCTTTGTAACAGACACTAATTTCTAAGTTCTCCTCAGACTGGTCCCTGTCAGAATGGAGGAACGTGCATGGTTACCTGGAATGACTTTGAGTGCACCTGTCCCATGAACTTCTCTGGCAGGCGATGTGATACACGCGTGTGGTGTGTCAGTGACCCCTGTGCTATGGGCAGCCAGTGTGTGGATCTAGTTGACGGTTATGAGTGTAAGTGGACATTTTTATACATtatctcactccctcactccctttctgacagggttagggttaggctcccTTTCAGACATAAACATGCACACAAAATAACTAATACCAGATAATACTGAATATTACATATTGAAAGGTATGACTAAGAAGACCTTCCTAATATGGAGTTGCgccctcttttgccctcagaacagcctcagtccgtcagggcctggacactacaaggtgtcgaaagtgttccacagggatgctggcccatgttgactccaaagcttccgacagttgtgtcaagttggctggatgtcctttgggtggtggaccattcttgatacacatgagaaactgttgaaaaacccagcagcgttgcggttcttgacacaaaccggtgcgcctgacacctactaccatacccattcaaaggcacttaaatattttgtcttaccaattcaccctctgaatggcacacatacacaatccatgtctcaattgtctcaaggcttaaaaatccttctttaacctgtctcctccccttcatccacactgattgaagtggatttaacaagttacatcaataagggatcatagctttcacctggattcacctggccagtctatgtcatggaatgagcaggtgttccttaatgttttgtatacttagTGTATATACGATACTGCTCTTCCCCCAGGTCTCACTAATGCCACCTTTGAGAGCAACGCTCTGCAGTTCACTGCTAACGGCTCGCTATTCGCCTCGGTGACTAGTGTCTCCATGGACATACGTACGCGGAAGGAGAACGGCGTGCTACTGAGGGCCACTAACGGAGCAGAGGTCTTCTGTCTGGGTCTGCTCAACTCCTCCCTACTAGTCAAACTACTGAGCGGCAACAGCCTGGAGTTGCAGGCATTCACCAGTGACCTGACCATCTCAGATGGGGCCTGGCACCATCTCCACCTTGCCATGGCCGACCCCCTGCAACCTGTGTCCCGCTGGCGCCTCACTGTGGACGGGCACAGGGTGGGCAGCACCATGGGCACAGCCGGGAATCTCAACTTCCTCAACGACACCACTGTGTGGATGGCAGAGAACTACACAGGCTGTCTGGGGGAGTTGAGGGTGGGAGGAGTCTACCTACCCCTGGTGGACGACCAGGATGCCCCCCAGGCAGCCCGGTTTATCAGGCAGGGGGGGCAGGAGCCCAAGATGGGGTGTGTTGGTGCCGATGTGTGCCAGTCCCAGCCCTGCCTAAACCAGGGCTTCTGCCAGGACCTCTGGAATCTGTTCAACTGCAGCTGTGCCCCAGGCTGGGAAGGACAGTTCTGCCAGAGGAACACAGATGAGTGTGCCTCAGGCCCCTGTGCCCATGGCACCTGCAAAGACCTGCTGGCAGACTACCGGTGTGAGTGTCACAAAGGCTGGGGGGGCAGAGACTGTGATGAGGAAGTGGATGACTGCCTGGAACACAGCTGTTTGAACGGGGGCTCCTGTCTGGACGGGACGGGCAACTACCACTGCGTCTGCCTCCCTGGATACAGTGGCCGCCGCTGTCAGTGAGTACCACAAACTTGTGCATGCTTCTGACTGGAAAaatcacaacactgtgtgtgtgtgtttagtttgtGTAGAAGTTGTAATGACTCTAttatgtgtgtgttctgtaggcGGAGATTCCCTCCACAGCAGTGTGATGAGGATACGCAGTGTGACAACGGTGGAGTCTGCATGGATGGGATCTGGGGTGCCAACTGCACCTGCAAGCCTGGATACACTGGGGACTGGTGAGATCACAAACCTATCATTTCATACATTTCACATTTTCGAAGACTAAAAAGCAGGCTCAATGGACTAGGCTTAAAGGTCAACTGCCTCTTAGGCCGTTTAAAACTAGAGAAGTTGGTtctatgtggcatcgatatgagtcagagGATTCATTTTAGTGACAAAATTGaatacaaagtgtaaataggataattctGGCCATAAAGTCACGTCCAATAAAGTCTCATCCAAAACTGAGTTTTGTAAGTGAGTTCGTCACAACTTACTGGACGGTTGATTATGGATAATGATCATGCCCACTTGCCTAGTGCCCACTAACATGAGAGAAGCAGCTGTGCTGATTGCGCTTTCTCAGCTGCACACACTCTATATAATCATATAGCATCCAGAAATATTTTTTGTTGCATGGCATGGTTATTGAATGTGGCAGCCGGTGTGGCCATGAGGTGGGGGTATGATGGTGCACAGGAAGAAAATAAGAAAATGTAACATATTATAATTAAATATGGAATGGGGAATGCACAAGCCTTCTGGAAGATCTGATGAAGGAGAAGAAAAGTGGAACATGTTTTGAGTGAATATGGAATGGTGGATCACACAGAACTTTTGGAAGAGCTACAGAAAGAAATGTAATGTGAAAAGATGAATTAACTGCGGTGGCAGGTGAGGTGAAAAGCTCCTAGTTTGAGCCTTGTTCTGATGATGATAAAGATGTTTCTGGCCCAGTGGGAGTGAGATTTTTGGAGAGGCTGGATTCTTGCCCTCTAGCAGATCCATATGtggtgtcaggttgggtggagaAGAGGTTGGGACTGTTGAATTGGTGAAAGTAACTCGAAGTAGACTCGAAGTGATGATTTGTTGCGTTTCTTCTGTCCAGCGGGAGCGGGCGTTCCAGACCACACAACTAGGGACAAGAGCTGTGGCTTTCTTTGCTCCCTGGAGCAAGGCGCTGTTGAAAGGAGTGATAACGGGGGTGGCGTTAAGTGTGGAGGATCAACTGAAATTGAAGTTTCCCAGTGTCTGTGATTCCTGCCATTTGGTGCGACACAGATCCGGTGAAGAGTGTGGTGAAACAGAAAGGATACTGTCTTTCCTGCAGAGTTTCCTGCTGAGTCTTTCCCGACAAGGTCAAGTTAGGATGTATAATTTATCCCATGAGAGATTTTGTCCCAAACCCATTACAGTGTTTTAGGTGCTAAGcttatggtcatgttgcagcagtatgtaggagggagattcctaGATGTGAGAAGTCTGCAGGAGGgcaaaggaatgtgtagtatcAGTGGAAAGAGTTGTGTATGTTAACTGTGGGGGTGCCCATGGTGCTGGAGATCGGAGGTGTTTGCGGACCGTCATAATacgatagaagaagaagaagacaatgAAACAGACCTGCCCATTATGCAGTGCCTCAGACTTGTTTCCATAAGACAACACATCGCCAATGTTATGTTGAAATAACCCTTGGCCCTAAGCCTTTTATGGAGTTTGttgtaatatacagtaccagtcaaacgtttggacacaccaactcatccaagagtttttctttattttgactatttttgacatttcacaataatagtgaagacatcaaaactatgaaataacacatatgaaatcatgtagtaaccaaaaaagtgttgaacaaatcaaaatatatttcatatttgagattcttcgaagtagccaccctttgccttgatgacaactttgcacactcttggcattctctcaaccagcttcatgaggaatgtgtAACAATTGCTTAACACTATGGGCTATTGTATGTTTAAGCTTAAACTCTATTGGGCCAGTTAGGTTCGCTACTGGAGTAGTAGGGAGAAATGAAAAGCACATAACTGAATCATTTAGGAAAATAATGCCTGCTAGTATTTTGTAAATAAAAATACTTACAAAAACTGAATCACCTTGAGTAAATATTAATATGTGAAATTTGTACAATGAGCTCAATATGAATGAAATACACCAATAGTACAATAGACTTAGATATCGGCCATATATCCtgcctatagtttactagggtgcaCCCAACTCTATTTTATTCTGAGGGTCTCTCAGATTTCAATGTTCAAAGTTCAATAGCAATACAATAAACATGAATCCACAGAAAACACAACCCAATTCACAAATACTGACTTATAAACCACTAAGACATGGAATCAAATGTGAGTGACTGTGCTTATCAATAAACACTGTAAGATGTTTAAGTGTAGCATGTGCTTGCTTATAATAACAATACCACTGCAATGTATGATACAATGATGTCTTGCAAGAAAAATCCTACCACACCGTAGTATGGCAGTGCAAATTCAGTGTTCTCCAAGGGTGGCTCGCCATTCCGGTTGTAAGTACAGCGAGCTGTGGGACTGCTGgtgtgtcagtgttgtgttgAACCCCTAAAGTTCTCTCCCAGGTGTGAGGCAGAGATAGATGAGTGTGAGTCCAGTTCCTGTCTCAACGGTGCAACCTGCCTGGACCGACTCAACAGCTTCCAGTGTATGTGTCTGCCGGGCTTCAGCGGCACACAGTGTGAAAGCAATGTAGGTGACCACATACTGTATCTCCCCATATCGCACTCAGTAACTGACAGTCTGCATGTAAGCAGTACATAGTTTAGGTTTATATGTTACAGTAGTCTAGTATGTAATGCTAATGTATGTTGAGTATCAAAAGCTTATACATAGACTAGATTGGAT harbors:
- the LOC135539575 gene encoding protein crumbs homolog 2-like: MEFGRFLFKSQRTLLLSMIMFKLGILCTAADQCLSSPCQNGGTCLDYMGNYTCLCPRLPVHYTGKDCKELYDPCVYDAPCTNCTSTLGTGVYTCHCLVGFAGTNCTLNISRCLSNPCKGGVRSHCVDRVDGYTCHCPPGYGGEECQERIRDCSEEPCHNDATCVGTPDGYVCQCGPGLQGRDCEENIDDCKSLPCQNGAICKDGVNGYQCFCVPGFQGYHCDLDINECASRPCENNGTCANEVDHYECNCLLGFKGVNCEVEIDDCEEQPCQNGASCHDHVGLYTCECVSGYEGHECELDIDECASGPCLNEGNCTDLVNSYECDCTGTGFTGEQCEVDIPECASDPCQNGATCVEGINQYGCFCWPGYEGKNCQVDIDECELQPCENGGECFQRSELLYYGVLSGLEDREFNYEDAAGFLCHCQPGFAGESCEVNVDECESAPCQNRGSCEDLVNSYWCVCLPGFTGVHCEVDIDECESEPCQNGGSCHDGSNAYTCHCVEAGPGEEPWGGHNCDVRLIGCREHLCENGAPCVPILSQEEDGNEDSDGDEDEQEHGHTCLCPPGFTGKHCGIPTTFSFNTEGYILIQLPPTANMSRAEVEPHHHHVQLRFRTTLPDMLLFYGGAEHYFVSLEIVGSLLKARAGSGEKLQATYHLPVNDGDWHEAKVTMDEKLVLMVKGPVCDNDEGCTVENEGHNQLVFFQHGSFPEVYVGGAPQKYLANTDSRKGFIGCVEDLQVDHQRVLPQDFSREHVQDMELGCNKTDWCHPDPCHHRGQCIDLWTSFSCECHRPYRGSLCEEEHPSWTFSNEETVSYAAFNINTTDGENFNISFFLRSLNPSGLLLQLRRGRRAYLILYLREGTLVFNSPPTTLFSNNIYFTSGQRELVTITIRQGQVGFSQAGTQLSLGRVRMERGDVVYIGGLPPGESTAPWGGHFKGCLQDITLDHMQLYPNHTKEECHTYEAYQCYFPNKAENVLDGCVSDEACKTGPCQNGGTCMVTWNDFECTCPMNFSGRRCDTRVWCVSDPCAMGSQCVDLVDGYECLTNATFESNALQFTANGSLFASVTSVSMDIRTRKENGVLLRATNGAEVFCLGLLNSSLLVKLLSGNSLELQAFTSDLTISDGAWHHLHLAMADPLQPVSRWRLTVDGHRVGSTMGTAGNLNFLNDTTVWMAENYTGCLGELRVGGVYLPLVDDQDAPQAARFIRQGGQEPKMGCVGADVCQSQPCLNQGFCQDLWNLFNCSCAPGWEGQFCQRNTDECASGPCAHGTCKDLLADYRCECHKGWGGRDCDEEVDDCLEHSCLNGGSCLDGTGNYHCVCLPGYSGRRCQRRFPPQQCDEDTQCDNGGVCMDGIWGANCTCKPGYTGDWCEAEIDECESSSCLNGATCLDRLNSFQCMCLPGFSGTQCESNRQEQRERVPWLVVAIPLASLCVLLAVVALVFMVLTARKKRQSEGTYSPSAQEVAGARLEMGSVLKVPPEERLI